CGGGGTGTGCGTGGTGCGGTCGGCCGACGAGGCGCTCACCGCGATCGACAAGTTTCTTGAGGCAGATGCGGAGATCGACCGCTGGCTCAGTTCTGCCGGCGAGCCGTGGTAGGCGTAGACGAACGAGCGAGAATACGTCAGGTTCTGTATGACCGGGTCGGTGCCTTCTTCTGGAACACCAACTACGTCAAGGGATTCACGTGCCGGGTATGTAGGGGTCCCGCAGATCTTGAGTTCTGCGCTCGATGTCGTGGGCATCGAAGTGAGTATGGTTCGGAACTGGCAGATCTCGTTCTGACGTTGACCTATGTCAAGGGAGAGAAAGGCGCAGCGAACAGGCACCAGTCGGCCACAACGATGAGGCGGTACAAGTCCGAGCCGTCTTCACGGAGGGCCGCGGGGAACCTGGCGCTGATGGTTCACGCCGCATCGCTCCTGCATCAGGGCTGCATCACCGAAGCGTTGGGGACTGGGATGACCACCGGACTCTGCTCGACCGTCTCGCGGGGCCCTACGACGCGGCCCATTGTCCACTGTCGGGCATCGATGAGTCGGCCTGTCTCGGGGACGGGTCGGGGCGGCGCCGCAGACGTGGACCTCAGTGAGGATCACCTGGGTGTTGACGTCGCGGGGCACATAGAAAAAACTTACGGGTCATAGGTTTCCGGCTGCTTTGGCAGCCGGCGGTCCCCACCGACGGGTCAGCCACGATCCCGCTGCGTCGGCTGATATCAGCCGGAATGGCTCATGGTGCCCTCGTCACCCGTTTGCCAACTGCCGGGCGGGGCAACGTCGGTCCAGCGAGTGGTCGCTGTCTGAGGTTTTTGCGCCCTACCAAGGTAATCAGGATGATTCAGCGATGAGTTCATTGCAGGTCCTGACCAAGGGCGAGCCAGAACCTGGCGCCCGCCCCACCCCCGGGGGTCAAGAATCCGGGAGGCGTGCGCGTCTGGCGGCCGGAGCGCTGAAGGTCTGGAGCCGGGTCGAGATCTGGGTGATCAGCCGGGTCGCCGTGATCGGCTCGCTGCTGCTGCTCGGGAGTATGGTCAAGGTCTCCGACCAGCCCTGGGACGCCTCATCGGGTTGGGCCGCCCATCGCTTCGCGGCCTTCGACTCCGGGCAGTTCCTGCGGATCGCGGAGTCCGGCTACTTCCCCGGCCCGGTCCGCTGCTGTTCCCAGGCGTTCTTCCCCGGATACCCGCTGCTCATGCGCGCCATCGCTCCGCTGCTGGGTGGCCACGAGATCTGGGCCGGGATGCTGATCACGCTGGTTGCGGGCGTGATCGCGGCCGCCTTGCTGTGGCGTCTGGCGGCGGAGCACGGTGGTCCGGCGGCCGGGCAGGTGGCGGTAGCCGCTCTGGCCCTGAACCCGCTGAGCCTGTTCATGGCGGTGGTGTACAGCGAGGCCCTGTTCCTGGCCCTCGCGCTGGCCGCCTGGCTGCTCGCGCGACGGGGCCGGTGGTGGTGGGCCGGTCTGGCCGCGGCGGGAGCAACCGCGGTCCGGGTCAACGGGCTGTTCCTGATCTGCGCGCTGGCCGTGATGTTCGTGATCCAGCTGTACCGTCGGCGGCCGGGAGTGCGCTGGTACGCCGGTGCCTCGCTGGCGCTTCCAGTGGTTCCCGTCGCGACGTATTTCGCCTGGCTGCACTCCCAGACCGGGTCCTGGACGGAGTGGAACGACGCTGAGAAACTCGGATGGGACCGGAGGCTGGCGGCACCCTGGACCGGACTGGCCCAGGGCTGGTCCGATGCCTTCCTGAACGGTCGCGTCTCGATCCCGGCAACGGCTGATCTGGTCGCGGTGCTGGTCGGACTGGCGGTCACCGTGGCCCTGGTGGTGCGCAGGCGCTGGCCGGAAGTGACCTACATGGGCCTGAACATGGTGGTGCTGGTCTGCTCGACCACCCTGACTTCCTCCGCCCGGTACACCCTGACCTGGATCCCGATGTACATCCTGCTCGCCGAGATTCTTGCCAGACCAGGACGGCGCTGGCTGCAGATGCTTCTCGCCGCCGCCGCGATCCCGCTCCTGGTCTTCTTCACCGGTGCCTGGACGCTGCGTTGGTTCATCGGGTAGTTGCCCGCGACTCATCCCGCTGAAGCCGCCAAACGACGAAGCGCCAGACAGGTGCTTGTAGGCCTCTGACCTGGCGCTTGGTGGTGGAGCGGGTGACGAGAATCGAACTCGCACTGTCAGCTTGGGAAGCTGATGTTCTACCATTGAACTACACCCGCGTTGCCCGTCTTCCGACCGGGCCCGCACACACTATCAAGTCTGGGCGGCGTGTGGGGAATCCCGCCTCGTGGGATCTTGCCGCGGCGTGGCGGCTTGCGGGCGGTAACTCCTTGCTACCTTGTTCCGGTGCTGCTCAGCGACCGCGACATCCGTTCAGAGATCGAGAAGGAACGGATTGGCATCGACCCCTTCGAGGCGTCGATGATCCAGCCGTCGAGCATCGATGTCCGCATCGACCGCTACTTCCGGCTCTTCGACAACCACAAGTATCCGGTGATCGACCCGTCGGAAGAGCAGCCTGAGCTCACGCACCAGGTCGAGGTGCCGCAGGACGAGGCCTTCGTGCTGCACCCGGGCGAGTTCGTGCTGGCGTCGACCTACGAGAAGGTGACGCTGCCGGACGACGTGGCGGCGCGGCTCGAGGGCAAGTCGTCGTTGGGTCGGCTGGGGCTGCTGACGCACTCCACGGCGGGCTTCATCGACCCGGGATTCTCCGGGCACGTGACGCTGGAGCTGTCCAACGTCGCGACACTCCCGATCAAGATCTGGGCCGGGATGAAGATCGGTCAGCTCTGCTTCTTCCGTCTGACCAGCGCAGCCGAGCATGCCTACGGCAGCGCGCACTACGGATCCCGGTACCAGGGGCAGCGCGGCCCGACGCCGAGCCGTTCGTACCTCTCGTTCCACCGTACGATGGTCTGAGGATCTTCGACGGGAGGAAGCGTTCGTGGCGGCCCGCAGACGACGTGACCGGGCAGTGGAGCCCGTGGCCGAGGTGGAAGACGGTATTTCCGTCGTCGATCTTGCTGCGCGGCATCTGCTGCTCTGTCCGACCACTGTCGATATCGAGGTGGTCGACACCCTGGTGCGCGACCGTCTCCCGAACAGCGACCTCTACAACACCGGTGAGGTCCAGATCGGGCGGCACAGCCGCATCACAGGCCCCTACGAGCTCTCCATGGAAGATGCGGTCGACGCCGGCGTCCCCATGCCCTGGACCATCTGTTACTGCCTGGAAGCCCCGGTCGAGCGGGAAGACCCGCCGATGCCGGGCGTCGACGACCGCGACGGATTTGCCTACGCGTTCCCCGAGGGTCTGCCCTGGCGGGATGAGGGACGCGCGTTGCAGCTGCTGGTCAGTCTGGCGCGGCGGATCGGTGGTGCGGTGCGGGTGGCCGGCACCCTGCAGCTGATCCAGCCCGATCAGGAGCGTGCGGTCGACTACATCATCCACTCCCGTACGTGGCTCGAGCCCGACACCTTGCTGGGCATCGTGAACCGGGAGATGCCCGGCGCCGTGCTCGCCGTCGAGGGGGAGGACTGGCCCGGGCCACCGGATGCCGCCTACACCGGCGAGATCCTCATTGAAGACATCGGCCGGAGCCCGCTCAGCTCGCAGGATCTGGAGGCGCTGCACGCCCGCGCCGACGCCCGCGACCGCAAGATGCTTGCCGAGGACGATGTGATCGACGGCTTCGCCATCGTCGGTGACTTCGGCTGGGACGGCGTGGTCGAGATCCAGGTGCATCTCACCGACATCGACGACCCGACCGTGATCGGTCAGCCCTGGGCGAGCGAAGAACTCGTCACCTACGAGGTGCGCTGGCAGCCGCCGAACCCGGAAGACCGGGAAAAGCGCTATCCACCAGAAGCTTTCCGGGCCGGCCGGGCCCGCGTGGCTCCGGTCATCGCGCGTACCGCCCGGGCTCTGGTCGAGGCGGCCGGTGGTGTCGTCCTGGACGAGGACAATTTCGGGGTCGATCGCTACACACTCTGAGCACACCGTCTTTCATCAGCCCCTGGGAGCCCTGCTCCCGGGGGCTGCTCTGCGTGTTCGCGTCGTAGCGGTTCACTCCTCATAGGTATGGGGCTCTTTGGCGCCACCTAAATGATTCCTAAGGGGCCTCTGAGCAGGCCGCACGGCCTGATCCGGCTGATACGTTCTCGTATCGGCAGTTAATTTAAGACCCCTCACTAATCATGAATCCCACCCTGAAAGGGATCGCCATGAAGCGTGCTCGAATCGTCGTAGCCGGGCTAGCAGCCTCGGCTGCGGCCGTCGCGATGGTCGCGACACTGACTCCGCTGGGCGCCAGCGCGGCCAACCCTGAGGCCGCGACGGAATGCACCGGAGCCTCCTGGGCCAAGAACGCCTCGTACAACGGCGGCGACATCGTCACCTACGAGAATCACTCCTGGACCGCGAAATGGTGGTCCTACGCGGACGTTCCCGGCGCCAAGGGTGGTTCTGAGGTCTGGGTCGACGGTGGATCCTGCTCCGGTACCCCCACCGACGAGCCCACCGCGATGCCGACCGCCACCGGATCACCGACCGATGAGCCCACCGAACCTACGGACGAGCCCACCGACGGCACCACCACGGAACCCACCGACGACACGACCACCGAGCCCACCGACGGTTCGACGCAGGAGCCGACGACCCCCGCGGGTGGGGCCAAGGTCATCGGTTACTACACCAACTGGAGCACGTACGGCCGTGACTTCCAGGTGAAAGACCTCGACACCAGCGGTGCCGCCGACCACCTCACCCACATCAACTACGCCTTCGGAAATGTCACCGGCGGCAAGTGCGTGGTGGGTGACTCCTACGCCGACTACGAGAAGAAGTTCCCGGCCGAGGAATCCGTCAGCGGCGTGGCCGACACCTACGACCAGGCGGTCGCGGGCAACTTCAACCAGCTGCGCGAGCTGAAGAAGAAGCACCCGCAGCTGAAGATCGTCTGGTCGTTCGGCGGCTGGACCTGGTCCGGCGGGTTCGGCGAGGCCGCGGCCGACCCCGCGGCCTTTGCCCAGTCCTGCCGGGACCTGGTGGAGGACGAGCGCTGGGCCGATGTTTTCGACGGCATCGACATCGACTGGGAGTACCCGAACGCCACCGGTCTGAGCACGGACACCAGCGGCTTCGACAGCTACCGCAAGGTGATGTCGGCGCTGCGAACGGAGTTCAAGGACGACCTGGTCACCTCGGCGATCACGGCCGACGGCACCGACGGCGGCAAGATGGAGGCGGCCGACTACGGTGGCGCCGCGCAGTACGTCGACTGGTTCATGCCGATGACGTACGACTTCTACGGCGCCTTCAACGCGCAGGGCCCGACCGCCCCGCACTCACCGTTGACCGATTTCGCCGGCGCGCCGGAGCCGGGCTTCGATTCCGAGACGGCGATCGCCAAGCTGAAGAGCCTCGACATTCCCTCGGACAAGCTGCTTCTCGGCATCGGCTTCTACGGCCGCGGCTGGACCGGCGTCACCCAGGAGAAGCCGGGTGGTACCGCCACCGGCGCCGCGCCCGGCACCTACGAGGCCGGCATCGAAGACTACAAGGTGCTCAAGAAGAAGTGCCCGGCCACGGGCACGGTCGCCGGCACGGCGTACGCCAAGTGCGGCAGCGAGTGGTGGAGCTACGACACCCCGGAGACCATCGCCGGAAAGATGGACTACGCCAAGAAGCAGAATCTGGCGGGATCGTTCTTCTGGGACCTGTCCGGCGACACCACCGACGCCGAGCTGACCCGGGCCGTGGCGAACGGCCTCAGCTGAAAAAGCCTTTCGGTGCCCGGTCGGCCTGAACCGGCCGGGCCCCGCTGACCACCAGTTCGTGAACCTTCCCCGAAGAGGATCACCTCGCATGTCACAGAAACGTCTTTCGCGTACGCGCCGGACGGCGGTCGTCGCCTCCGGAGCGGTCGCAGCGGCCGTGATGGCGGCAGTCGCCGTCGCGG
The Kineosporia sp. NBRC 101731 genome window above contains:
- the dcd gene encoding dCTP deaminase, yielding MLLSDRDIRSEIEKERIGIDPFEASMIQPSSIDVRIDRYFRLFDNHKYPVIDPSEEQPELTHQVEVPQDEAFVLHPGEFVLASTYEKVTLPDDVAARLEGKSSLGRLGLLTHSTAGFIDPGFSGHVTLELSNVATLPIKIWAGMKIGQLCFFRLTSAAEHAYGSAHYGSRYQGQRGPTPSRSYLSFHRTMV
- a CDS encoding glycosyl hydrolase family 18 protein is translated as MKRARIVVAGLAASAAAVAMVATLTPLGASAANPEAATECTGASWAKNASYNGGDIVTYENHSWTAKWWSYADVPGAKGGSEVWVDGGSCSGTPTDEPTAMPTATGSPTDEPTEPTDEPTDGTTTEPTDDTTTEPTDGSTQEPTTPAGGAKVIGYYTNWSTYGRDFQVKDLDTSGAADHLTHINYAFGNVTGGKCVVGDSYADYEKKFPAEESVSGVADTYDQAVAGNFNQLRELKKKHPQLKIVWSFGGWTWSGGFGEAAADPAAFAQSCRDLVEDERWADVFDGIDIDWEYPNATGLSTDTSGFDSYRKVMSALRTEFKDDLVTSAITADGTDGGKMEAADYGGAAQYVDWFMPMTYDFYGAFNAQGPTAPHSPLTDFAGAPEPGFDSETAIAKLKSLDIPSDKLLLGIGFYGRGWTGVTQEKPGGTATGAAPGTYEAGIEDYKVLKKKCPATGTVAGTAYAKCGSEWWSYDTPETIAGKMDYAKKQNLAGSFFWDLSGDTTDAELTRAVANGLS
- a CDS encoding mannosyltransferase family protein — its product is MSSLQVLTKGEPEPGARPTPGGQESGRRARLAAGALKVWSRVEIWVISRVAVIGSLLLLGSMVKVSDQPWDASSGWAAHRFAAFDSGQFLRIAESGYFPGPVRCCSQAFFPGYPLLMRAIAPLLGGHEIWAGMLITLVAGVIAAALLWRLAAEHGGPAAGQVAVAALALNPLSLFMAVVYSEALFLALALAAWLLARRGRWWWAGLAAAGATAVRVNGLFLICALAVMFVIQLYRRRPGVRWYAGASLALPVVPVATYFAWLHSQTGSWTEWNDAEKLGWDRRLAAPWTGLAQGWSDAFLNGRVSIPATADLVAVLVGLAVTVALVVRRRWPEVTYMGLNMVVLVCSTTLTSSARYTLTWIPMYILLAEILARPGRRWLQMLLAAAAIPLLVFFTGAWTLRWFIG